A DNA window from Fragaria vesca subsp. vesca linkage group LG3, FraVesHawaii_1.0, whole genome shotgun sequence contains the following coding sequences:
- the LOC101294547 gene encoding F-box protein CPR30-like: protein MSDYIPEDVVNKILLKLPIKSLMRCRVVCHSWNNLIKSSTFINSHLCSISQLHSENEAHDLLLLQGYADENGPVIYSLHWDDPELSECTDFITPTYTIVPDLIGTCNGLVCLSTCSSLSAGRIILWNPSIRKYVFSSIPSSCFDGEENFAFGYNSNNNDYKVLLLTDRQAEDDQTVHAGMVWPFASGDWKSFSHETLEPIDVYSPFEEGLASVNKVLHWLQYELTEDYDDKYIVSIVSFDLVTDSFKLQEAWVNKTLSSIRITRYEETLAVFEFRSYENEEFVDMWVMKEYGENCWTKLVTLRHGLSIDPFGFKNSREIVVGVEDEEGRLELKSMNMDGKQVKQFGRSGYKFFFMDSFIESLVLLDHPKAISY, encoded by the coding sequence ATGTCAGATTACATCCCTGAAGATGTTGTGAACAAAATTCTCTTGAAGTTACCGATCAAATCGTTAATGAGATGCAGAGTTGTTTGCCACTCTTGGAACAACCTCATAAAAAGCTCAACCTTCATAAACAGCCACCTGTGCAGCATATCGCAGCTCCATTCTGAAAACGAGGCTCATGATCTCCTCCTCCTACAGGGTTACGCCGACGAAAATGGTCCTGTGATTTACTCACTGCATTGGGATGACCCCGAGTTAAGTGAGTGCACCGATTTCATAACTCCCACTTACACCATTGTGCCTGATTTGATCGGAACTTGTAACGGGCTAGTATGCCTTAGTACCTGCAGTTCTCTCAGTGCTGGTCGCATAATACTTTGGAACCCTTCCATTCGAAAGTACGTGTTTTCATCTATTCCATCGAGTTGTTTCGATGGTGAAGAAAACTTTGCTTTTGGCTACAATTCAAATAACAATGACTATAAGGTGTTGTTATTAACGGACAGACAAGCTGAGGATGACCAAACTGTACATGCAGGTATGGTTTGGCCGTTTGCCAGTGGAGATTGGAAGAGCTTCAGTCATGAAACTCTTGAGCCAATTGATGTCTATAGTCCCTTTGAAGAAGGATTAGCGTCTGTCAATAAGGTTCTGCATTGGCTTCAATATGAATTGACAGAAGATTATGATGATAAGTACATTGTCTCCATCGTTTCGTTCGACTTGGTCACTGATTCGTTTAAGTTACAGGAAGCTTGGGTGAACAAAACTTTATCCTCTATTCGTATTACAAGGTATGAGGAAACCCTTGCTGTGTTTGAGTTTCGTTCTTATGAAAATGAAGAGTTTGTTGACATGTGGGTAATGAAAGAATATGGTGAAAACTGTTGGACAAAACTTGTAACTCTAAGGCATGGGCTCTCTATCGATCCATTTGGTTTTAAGAACAGTCGTGAAATAGTGGTCGGAGTGGAGGATGAAGAAGGTCGTTTAGAGCTGAAGTCGATGAACATGGACGGCAAACAAGTTAAGCAATTTGGTCGTAGCGGATACAAGTTCTTCTTCATGGATTCGTTTATAGAGAGCCTTGTTTTGCTCGACCATCCTAAAGCCATTTCTTATTAA
- the LOC101306895 gene encoding uncharacterized protein LOC101306895: MSDQGEKTCPLCAEEMDLTDQQLKPCKCGYEICVWCWHHIMDMAEKDDTEGRCPACRTPYDKEKIVGAAKCERLVAEIHTERKKSQKTKVKPITEGRKQLSSVRVIQRNLVYIVGLPLNLADEDLLQRKEYFAQYGKVLKVSMSRTAAGVIQQFPNNTCSVYITYSKEEEAVRCIQNVHGFLLDGRSLRACFGTTKYCHAWLRNVPCTNPDCLYLHEVGCHEDSFTKDEIISAYTRSRVQQITGTLNPMQRRSGSVLPPPLDDYCNSSSASTGGPVIKNGSSNTGILIKGSPPNGSSGRSIALPAAASWGMRGSNSQSPAAQIYSNGHAKQKPDTVSCTVPFSSAAVSTDQASIVHSDAGKRSRLNEDSQTMQAKGKPESLKIVKQHSVDSRSILSDKPAAPDEAPASLNVSSQLSCPPASKDNNRGSSMQPTSPATNHNRQPFSSGHESESMVSNEEATQSLCSDISLMSIDRNSALDHSGVVRPNNSASDHLNIKSPQDQGSQQRSAEQPRESPITTERAVTREQSNWLSESQPLPSISSEVEEDVLSFDNQRLKDPEVSRAPYLPNAVHVSSHSRSPLLPSEGYGSVYSSADRLFVDNKIRDSSLLSSTNVPVQSNGYHENFVSSSSGPERPLDNSFLHRNEGLGQQGRRFLGEAANPGFSNAVDKGESSIISNILSMDFDTWDDPIILPQNFSKFLGESDRQAGAQKLASSWKVPNNNQSRFSFARQEDSRHQPFDLQSSQSVIGRLSQNQAQNQGFHHGYTENRDLSLDNFGIGNGFPSNTNEDSENHANNLLAFSSNKLSAVSRAQISAPPGFSVPSRAPPPGFTSHERLEHDFDSLSGNILHDNSVLRNSYQPQPTGNIGSSGDIEFMDPAILAVGKGRLQGGLNNPGVEMRSNYPSQLSAFENDARLQLLMQRSFPQQQNLRYPDFGDGYSHVNDSYGLSSRLLDQSQASNISPFAQLSLQQSRNNRSMPNGHWDGWNEAQGGNSIGMAELLRNERVNERLGFNKFYSGYEELKFRMPSSGDLYNRTFGM, encoded by the exons ATGAGTGATCAGGGAGAAAAGACTTGCCCTCTCTGCGCGGAGGAGATGGATTTGACAGATCAGCAATTGAAACCATGCAAATGTGGTTATGAG ATATGTGTTTGGTGTTGGCACCACATAATGGACATGGCTGAGAAGGATGACACTGAGGGGCGGTGTCCTGCATGCCGTACCCCTTATGATAAGGAAAAGATTGTAGGGGCTGCAAAGTGTGAGAG ATTGGTGGCTGAAATCCATACTGAGAGGAAGAAGTCTCAGAAGACAAAAGTGAAGCCAATCACTGAAGGAAGAAAGCAGCTTAGCAGTGTGCGAGTGATTCAACGGAACCTTGTTTATATAGTTGGGTTGCCTCTTAATCTGGCAGATGAAGAT CTTCTGCAGCGTAAAGAATATTTTGCTCAGTATGGGAAGGTTTTAAAGGTTTCTATGTCTCGGACAGCAGCTGGTGTCATTCAACAATTTCCAAATAATACATGTAGTGT ATATATTACTTACTCAAAAGAGGAGGAAGCAGTTCGCTGTATTCAAAATGTACATGGGTTTCTATTGGATGGCAGATCTTTGAG GGCTTGCTTTGGTACCACAAAGTACTGTCACGCATGGCTTAGAAATGTG CCTTGCACCAATCCCGATTGTTTGTATCTGCACGAGGTCGGATGTCATGAGGATAGTTTCACCAAAGATGAAATAATTTCGGCATACACTAG GAGTAGAGTACAACAAATTACTGGTACTCTAAACCCTATGCAGCGCCGGTCCGGAAGTGTGTTGCCTCCACCACTAGATGATTATTGTAATAGCAGCTCTGCTTCTACTGGAGGGCCTGTTATTAAAAATGGCTCAAGT AATACTGGAATCCTCATTAAAGGTTCTCCTCCAAATGGAAGCTCTGGCAGATCTATTGCTCTTCCAGCTGCAGCCTCATG GGGTATGCGTGGTTCAAATTCTCAATCACCAGCAGCACAAATATATTCAAATGGACATGCCAAACAGAAACCTGATACAGTCAGTTGTACGGTGCCATTTTCTTCAGCTGCTGTTTCTACTGACCAGGCTTCTATAGTGCATAGTGATGCAGGAAAGAGGTCAAGATTGAATGAAGACAGTCAGACTATGCAAGCTAAAGGTAAACCGGAATCACTGAAAATTGTGAAGCAACATAGTGTGGATAGTCGAAGTATCCTGTCAGACAAACCTGCTGCACCTGATGAAGCTCCTGCTTCTCTTAATGTTAGCAGCCAGTTATCTTGTCCGCCTGCATCCAAGGACAATAATAGAGGCAGTAGTATGCAGCCAACTAGCCCTGCCACCAACCATAATCGGCAGCCTTTTAGTTCCGGTCATGAAAGTGAAAGTATGGTTTCTAATGAAGAAGCCACCCAAAGCTTATGCTCTGATATATCTCTCATGAGCATTGATAGAAATTCTGCGCTTGATCATTCTGGTGTGGTCAGACCTAATAATTCTGCTTCAGATCATTTGAATATTAAATCGCCTCAGGACCAAGGGTCACAACAACGTTCTGCAGAACAACCTAGAGAATCTCCTATAACAACCGAGAGAGCAGTAACAAGAGAACAATCTAACTGGTTATCCGAGTCACAACCATTACCTAGTATATCTTCTGAGGTGGAGGAGGATGTATTATCTTTTGATAATCAAAGACTTAAGGACCCAGAAGTGAGTCGGGCGCCGTATTTGCCTAATGCAGTCCATGTTTCAAGTCACTCTAGGTCTCCGTTGCTACCTAGTGAGGGTTATGGTTCAGTTTATTCAAGTGCTGATCGCCTTTTTGTAGATAATAAAATAAGGGACAGTTCACTTCTATCTTCGACCAACGTGCCAGTACAATCTAATGGTTACCATGAAAATTTTGTAAGCAGCTCTTCTGGTCCAGAGAGGCCCTTGGACAATTCATTTCTTCATCGAAATGAAGGCCTGGGGCAGCAAGGTCGAAGATTCTTGGGTGAAGCAGCTAATCCTGGTTTCAGTAATGCTGTGGACAAGGGAGAGAGCAGCATAATCTCAAATATATTATCAATGGACTTCGACACTTGGGATGACCCAATAATATTGCCTCAGAATTTCTCTAAGTTTTTGGGTGAATCTGATAGACAGGCTGGAGCTCAAAAACTGGCCTCTTCTTGGAAAGTACCAAATAATAATCAGTCAAGATTCTCTTTTGCAAGACAGGAGGATTCTAGACATCAGCCATTTGATCTACAGTCATCTCAGAGTGTTATTGGGCGGTTATCACAGAACCAAGCACAGAACCAAGGATTCCATCATGGCTATACTGAAAATCGAGATTTATCATTGGATAATTTTGGAATTGGAAATGGTTTTCCTTCAAATACAAATGAAGATTCTGAAAATCATGCCAACAATCTTTTAGCCTTCTCTTCGAACAAGCTTTCTG CAGTTTCAAGGGCTCAAATCTCCGCTCCTCCGGGATTCTCTGTGCCAAGCAGGGCCCCACCACCGGGCTTTACTTCTCATGAGAGATTGGAGCATGATTTTGACTCACTATCTG GGAATATTTTGCACGATAACTCTGTGTTGAGAAATTCCTATCAACCCCAGCCCACGGGGAATATTGGTAGCTCTGGGGATATTGAGTTTATGGATCCTGCTATATTGGCAGTTGGTAAAGGGAGACTGCAAGGTGGGCTTAACAACCCTGGTGTAGAAATGAGATCCAACTATCCTTCACAGTTAAGTGCCTTTGAAAATGATGCAAGGCTTCAGCTATTGATGCAAAGATCCTTCCCCCAACAACAAAACCTCAGGTATCCTGATTTTGGGGATGGCTATTCTCATGTCAATGATTCCTATGGATTGTCATCGAGGCTTTTGGATCAATCTCAAGCTAGCAATATATCGCCCTTTGCTCAACTGTCTCTTCAACAATCCAGAAATAACCGGTCCATGCCAAATGGCCATTGGGATGGATGGAATGAAGCTCAGGGTGGTAACAGTATTGGTATGGCAGAGCTTCTGAGAAATGAGAGAGTAAATGAGAGACTAGGATTCAACAAGTTCTATTCTGGTTATGAAGAATTGAAGTTTCGGATGCCCAGTTCTGGCGACCTATATAACAGAACCTTTGGAATGTAA
- the LOC101294838 gene encoding uncharacterized protein LOC101294838, whose translation MSSSDGTQKKDFAWQWTKPIPGHLTYFLCAFCDLKNTGGIFRFKQHLVGTRKGIRPCPKVPPNVKDLCSQALQRNDNQKKAKVAVLREIGGLENLEEEDALDHEVTNVTTTLASDCGSAQTPIVGSSQSPLGGGGSMGQPKARGPMDNYVSSKARQTTLNTSYKKQERRNVCRAIGRLFYTSGLAFNVANNPYYFAALEMVSKYGPGFKPPTSHELRTWILKDEVEDVQKLMVDHKKDWSKYGCTIMSDGWTDGKSRVILNFLVNSPKGTWFLKSVDASDTIKNGELMLNYLDNVVEEVGEENVVQIVTDNASNYKWAGKELMKQRSKLWWTPCAAHCIDLMLEDISKLKVFETTIQRAKLIVKFIYGHTQVLSIMRKFTGNKEIIRPAITRFATSFLTLQSLYKQKAALISMFQSKEWHDCGCTKHKDAYDVKKYILRDGNFWNHIAYCIKSVLPLVCVLREVDSEVRPAMGFIFELIDAAKDKIASNLGNVEAKYAPIWKRIDNRWSPQLHQPLHAAGYYLNPQFRYEENFKNTEHVKKGLEDCMDRMLDGEARIQAEIQLDLYERKLGNVLVGEIWDTNTGVDEFATRVLSLTCSASGCERNWSTFEMIHTKKRNRLEHKRLHALVYVKYNIALRDRTLKRNATMTDPIVVEEIESDDEWITEIEDPVLPTDPHWIEDNVEELTLDDGAIRNVPSGTYESSLISRDPPPRVPSPPPHVPSSPHVPTPSREPIPSREPTPSLDEPILFYKRKFMEGQSSSKRKAPRKSMLLDDIVDDDTRSNRFDDTNPLFQYGDDDDEGLRLTPQGLRLGEALAP comes from the exons ATGAGTTCTAGTGATGGGACACAAAAGAAAGATTTTGCTTGGCAATGGACTAAACCAATTCCTGGTCACTTGACATATTTTCTGTGTGCATTTTGTGATCTGAAAAATACCGGTGGCATCTTCCGATTCAAGCAGCATTTAGTTGGCACCCGCAAAGGAATTAGACCTTGTCCCAAGGTTCCACCAAATGTGAAAGATTTGTGTTCTCAAGCACTTCAAAGGAATGATAATCAGAAAAAAGCAAAGGTTGCCGTGCTTCGGGAGATAGGGGGATTAGAAAATTTAGAAGAAGAAGATGCACTAGATCATGAAGTGACAAATGTGACTACAACCCTTGCAAGTGATTGTGGTAGTGCTCAAACTCCTATTGTTGGTAGTTCTCAAAGTCCACTTGGTGGTGGTGGTTCTATGGGTCAACCAAAGGCTAGAGGACCGATGGACAACTATGTATCCTCAAAAGCTCGGCAAACTACGTTGAATACCTCTTACAAGAAACAAGAGAGGCGTAATGTGTGTAGGGCTATTGGGCGATTGTTTTATACAAGTGGATTGGCTTTCAATGTAGCAAATAATCCATACTATTTTGCGGCATTGGAGATGGTTTCCAAATACGGTCCGGGTTTTAAACCTCCTACAAGTCATGAGCTAAGGACTTGGATTTTGAAGGATGAAGTTGAAGATGTTCAAAAGTTGATGGTAGATCATAAAAAAGATTGGAGCAAGTATGGATGCACTATTATGTCGGATGGTTGGACGGATGGCAAGAGTAGGGTTATACTAAACTTTTTAGTAAATAGCCCTAAAGGTACATGGTTCTTGAAATCCGTTGATGCATCGGATACAATTAAAAATGGAGAGTTGATGCTCAATTACTTGGATAATGTTGTGGAGGAGGTAGGGGAGGAGAATGTTGTCCAAATAGTTACCGACAATGCTTCTAATTATAAGTGGGCGGGAAAGGAGCTAATGAAGCAAAGAAGCAAATTATGGTGGACTCCTTGTGCGGCTCATTGCATTGACTTGATGTTGGAGGACATTAGCAAGTTGAAGGTCTTTGAAACTACCATTCAAAGAGCTAAGCTAATTGTGAAATTTATTTATGGGCATACACAAGTTCTTTCCATCATGAGAAAATTTACCGGCAACAAGGAGATTATTCGGCCGGCGATTACAAGGTTTGCCACATCTTTTCTCACTCTCCAAAGTCTATATAAGCAAAAGGCAGCTCTTATTAGTATGTTTCAATCTAAAGAATGGCATGATTGTGGTTGTACAAAACATAAAGATGCTTATGATGTGAAGAAGTATATCCTCCGTGATGGAAACTTTTGGAACCATATTGCCTATTGCATCAAGAGTGTTTTGCCTCTTGTTTGTGTCTTGAGAGAGGTTGATTCAGAAGTGAGACCCGCCATGGGATTTATTTTTGAGTTGATAGATGCCGCAAAAGACAAGATTGCTAGTAATCTTGGAAATGTGGAAGCGAAGTATGCACCTATTTGGAAGAGAATAGATAATAGGTGGAGTCCACAACTTCATCAACCATTGCATGCGGCGGGTTATTACTTGAACCCTCAATTTCGATATGAAGAAAATTTTAAAAATACCGAGCATGTGAAGAAGGGTTTGGAAGATTGCATGGATAGGATGCTTGATGGTGAGGCTCGTATCCAAGCGGAAATACAATTGGACCTTTATGAGCGAAAACTTGGGAA TGTTTTGGTGGGAGAAATATGGGACACAAACACCGGAGTTGATGAATTTGCAACTCGGGTCCTTTCCCTTACTTGTAGTGCATCGGGGTGTGAAAGGAATTGGAGCACTTTTGAAATG ATTCACACTAAGAAGAGGAATAGACTTGAGCATAAGAGGTTGCATGCCTTAGTTTATGTGAAGTATAATATTGCTCTAAGAGATAGGACTTTGAAGAGAAACGCTACAATGACCGATCCTATTGTTGTGGAAGAGATTGAATCGGATGATGAATGGATAACCGAGATAGAGGATCCGGTTCTTCCCACCGATCCACATTGGATTGAGGACAATGTGGAAGAATTGACATTGGATGATGGAGCGATCCGAAATGTGCCAAGTGGTACATATGAAAGTAGCCTAATTAGTCGTGATCCTCCTCCCCGTGTGCCTTCTCCTCCTCCCCATGTGCCTTCTTCTCCTCATGTGCCTACTCCTTCTCGTGAGCCTATTCCTTCCCGTGAGCCTACACCTTCTCTTGATGAGCCTATCCTTTTCTATAAAAGGAAATTTATGGAAGGACAAAGTTCAA GTAAGAGAAAAGCACCAAGAAAATCAATGCTTCTTGATGACATTGTAGATGATGATACTAGAAGTAATCGGTTTGATGATACTAATCCTCTCTTCCAATACGGTGATGATGATGATGAAG GCTTACGCCTTACGCCTCAAGGCTTACGCCTTGGTGAGGCTCTCGCTCCATAG
- the LOC101307184 gene encoding anthranilate synthase component I-1, chloroplastic-like isoform 1, producing the protein MSRISPGAVSLQTHQFGPSLTNSNMTSEAIVKEAKDHILSGDIFQVVLSQRFERRTYADPFETYRSLRTVNPSPYLTYLQVASSQEILMSAKKII; encoded by the exons ATGTCAAGAATATCTCCAGGTGCAGTGAGTCTGCAGACTCACCAGTTTGGTCCATCCTTGACGAACTCCAACATGACGAGTGAGGCCATCGTGAAGGAGGCGAAGGACCATATTCTGTCAGGGGATATATTTCAAGTCGTATTGAGTCAGCGATTTGAAAGACGAACATATGCTGACCCATTTGAAACATATAGATCCCTGAGGACTGTAAATCCCAGTCCATATCTCACTTACCTGCAG GTCGCTTCCAGTCAAGAAATTCTAATGAGTGCAAAGAAGATAATATGA